One window of the Buchnera aphidicola (Meitanaphis flavogallis) genome contains the following:
- the ilvD gene encoding dihydroxy-acid dehydratase, whose protein sequence is MPKYRSSTTTQGRNMSGARSLWRATGMTDLDFNKPIIAVVNSFTEFVPGHIHLRTLGKLVSNEIHAEGGVAKEFNTIAIDDGIAMGHSGMLYSLPSRELIADSVEYMVNAHCADAMICISNCDKITPGMLMAAMRLNIPSVFISGGPMESGKINIKGKVKKLDLIDAIVHSANPNIPDDLVNEIERSACPTCGSCSGLFTANSMNCLTEVLGLSLPGNGTLLATHIDRKKLFVESGKLIVKITKEYYEHNNQNVLPRNIASKEAFLNAMTLDIAMGGSTNTILHLLAAAQEGKINFKMSDVDVLSRRTPHLCKIAPNSSIYHMEDFHRSGGVMGLLAELNRIHLLNKNTYNILGLNLEETLNKYDILTTKDKNVIDMFHSGPFGKKTVQPFTQAYKWESLDKDRQHGCIRSYQFAFSHDGGLAILYGNIAKNGCVVKTAGVKKQNLVFRGNAIVFESQEDAVTAILGGKIKKGSVIVICYEGPKGGPGMQEMLYPTTYLKAMGLHECCALITDGRFSGGTSGLSIGHISPEAASKGNIALIENNDVIDIDIPRRIIHLNITQDELSLRIKKEYKRKQLSYTPKFRKRYISSALKMYALFAKSADQGAIRKI, encoded by the coding sequence ATGCCAAAGTATCGTTCTTCAACAACTACTCAAGGACGCAACATGTCTGGAGCACGATCGTTATGGAGAGCTACAGGCATGACTGATTTAGATTTTAATAAGCCTATTATTGCAGTGGTAAATTCTTTTACTGAATTTGTTCCTGGACATATTCATTTACGAACATTAGGTAAACTTGTTTCTAATGAAATTCATGCAGAAGGAGGAGTAGCTAAAGAATTTAATACTATTGCTATAGATGATGGAATTGCTATGGGACATTCTGGAATGTTGTATTCTCTTCCGTCTCGCGAATTAATAGCGGATTCTGTGGAATATATGGTTAATGCGCATTGTGCAGATGCTATGATATGTATTTCAAATTGTGATAAAATTACTCCAGGTATGTTGATGGCAGCTATGCGTTTAAATATTCCATCTGTATTTATTTCTGGTGGACCCATGGAATCTGGAAAAATCAATATAAAAGGAAAAGTTAAAAAATTGGATTTAATAGATGCTATCGTACATAGCGCTAATCCAAATATTCCAGATGATTTAGTTAATGAAATTGAGCGTTCTGCTTGTCCTACCTGTGGTTCTTGTTCTGGTCTATTTACTGCTAATTCTATGAATTGTCTTACTGAAGTACTAGGTTTATCGTTACCTGGTAATGGTACATTATTGGCAACACATATAGATAGAAAAAAGTTGTTTGTTGAATCAGGAAAATTAATTGTTAAAATCACTAAAGAATATTACGAACATAATAATCAGAACGTATTACCTCGAAATATAGCTTCAAAAGAAGCTTTTTTGAATGCTATGACTTTAGATATTGCTATGGGTGGATCTACGAATACTATATTACATTTGTTAGCAGCTGCTCAAGAAGGAAAAATTAACTTTAAAATGTCTGATGTTGATGTTTTATCTAGAAGAACTCCTCATTTATGTAAAATAGCTCCAAATAGTTCCATATATCATATGGAAGATTTTCATCGTTCTGGTGGAGTAATGGGTTTACTTGCAGAATTAAATCGTATTCATTTATTAAATAAAAATACATATAATATACTTGGGTTAAATTTGGAAGAAACATTAAATAAATATGACATTTTAACAACGAAAGACAAAAATGTTATAGATATGTTTCATTCAGGTCCTTTTGGAAAAAAAACAGTTCAACCATTTACTCAAGCATATAAATGGGAATCATTAGATAAAGATCGTCAACATGGGTGTATTCGATCTTATCAGTTTGCTTTTAGTCATGATGGAGGGTTAGCTATATTATATGGTAATATTGCAAAAAATGGTTGTGTTGTTAAGACTGCTGGAGTCAAAAAACAAAATTTAGTGTTTAGAGGTAATGCAATAGTGTTTGAAAGTCAAGAAGATGCAGTAACAGCAATTTTGGGAGGGAAAATTAAAAAAGGTAGTGTTATCGTTATATGTTATGAAGGTCCAAAAGGAGGTCCTGGCATGCAAGAAATGTTATATCCTACTACTTATTTAAAAGCAATGGGTTTGCATGAATGTTGTGCTTTAATAACAGATGGTCGATTTTCTGGAGGTACTTCTGGTTTATCTATAGGACATATTTCTCCTGAAGCAGCCAGTAAAGGAAATATTGCTTTAATTGAAAATAATGATGTTATTGATATTGATATACCTCGTCGTATTATACATTTGAATATTACTCAAGATGAATTATCATTGAGAATAAAAAAGGAATATAAAAGAAAGCAATTATCTTATACTCCTAAATTTCGAAAACGTTATATATCGTCTGCATTGAAAATGTATGCATTATTTGCTAAAAGTGCAGATCAAGGTGCAATTAGAAAAATATAA
- a CDS encoding IscS subfamily cysteine desulfurase — MKLPIYLDYAATTPMELQVMEKMIKFLTLNDTFGNPASRSHQFGWKAEEAVNIARSQIAELINADFREIIFTSGATESNNLAIKGIADFYKTKGNHIITSKTEHKAVLDPCKYLENKGFNVTYLSPLKNGTIDLKELQEKINRKTILISIMHVNNETGVIQDIQSISDICSNHGIIFHVDATQSIGKLHIDLKKLKIDLMSFSAHKIYGPKGIGGLYVRRKPRVRLSAQIHGGGHEKGMRSGTLPVHQIVGMGMAYYLAKKNIDNDYKNLTNLRNYLWDGLKNIEEVYLNSNIKNGAPHILNISFNYVEGESLIMALKNIAISSGSACTSASLEPSYVLRALGIKDELAHSSIRFSIGRFTTKQEIDYTIQTVHKAINRLRNLSPLWEMFKSGINLDSVNWTHD; from the coding sequence ATGAAACTTCCAATTTACTTAGACTATGCAGCAACTACACCAATGGAATTACAAGTAATGGAAAAAATGATAAAATTTTTAACATTAAATGATACATTTGGAAATCCAGCATCTCGCTCACATCAATTTGGATGGAAAGCAGAAGAAGCAGTCAACATTGCAAGAAGTCAAATTGCTGAGTTAATTAATGCAGATTTTCGAGAAATAATTTTTACATCAGGTGCTACTGAATCTAACAATTTAGCCATTAAGGGTATTGCTGATTTTTATAAAACAAAAGGAAATCACATCATTACTAGCAAAACAGAACACAAAGCAGTACTAGATCCTTGTAAATATTTAGAAAATAAAGGATTTAATGTAACATATCTTAGTCCACTAAAAAATGGAACAATTGACCTAAAAGAACTACAAGAAAAAATTAACAGAAAAACTATACTTATTTCTATTATGCATGTAAATAATGAAACAGGTGTAATACAAGATATACAAAGCATATCTGATATTTGTTCTAATCATGGAATAATATTTCATGTAGACGCTACCCAAAGTATAGGAAAATTACATATTGATCTTAAAAAATTAAAAATAGATTTAATGTCGTTTTCTGCACATAAAATATATGGTCCTAAGGGTATCGGAGGACTATATGTTCGACGAAAACCGCGTGTACGATTATCTGCACAAATTCATGGAGGAGGGCATGAGAAAGGTATGAGATCAGGAACATTACCTGTACATCAAATTGTAGGTATGGGTATGGCGTATTACCTTGCAAAAAAAAACATCGATAATGATTATAAAAACTTAACAAATCTTCGGAACTATTTATGGGATGGTTTAAAAAACATTGAAGAAGTATATTTAAATAGCAATATTAAAAATGGAGCTCCACACATATTGAATATTAGTTTTAACTATGTAGAGGGTGAATCTTTAATTATGGCATTAAAAAATATAGCAATATCATCAGGTTCTGCATGTACATCTGCAAGTTTAGAGCCGTCATATGTTTTGCGAGCTTTAGGTATAAAAGATGAACTAGCTCATAGTTCTATTCGCTTTTCAATTGGGCGTTTTACCACCAAACAAGAAATAGATTATACTATTCAAACAGTACACAAAGCTATTAATCGCTTGAGAAACTTATCACCACTATGGGAAATGTTTAAGTCTGGAATTAATTTAGATTCTGTAAATTGGACACATGATTAA
- the iscU gene encoding Fe-S cluster assembly scaffold IscU: MAYSKKVLDHYENPRNVGSFSNSDPNIGSGLVGAPACGDVMKLQIKVDENEIIKDACFKTYGCGSAIASSSLITEWIIGKSLSEASRIKNTNIAQELDLPPVKIHCSILAEDAIKAAIADYRDKKNK, encoded by the coding sequence ATGGCGTATAGTAAAAAAGTACTAGATCACTATGAAAATCCACGAAACGTAGGTTCGTTTTCAAATTCAGATCCTAATATAGGAAGTGGTTTAGTAGGAGCTCCAGCATGTGGAGATGTTATGAAATTACAAATAAAAGTAGATGAAAATGAAATTATCAAAGATGCTTGTTTTAAAACTTATGGATGTGGATCTGCAATAGCTTCTAGCTCTTTAATAACAGAATGGATTATAGGAAAATCATTATCAGAGGCTTCACGTATAAAAAATACCAACATTGCACAAGAACTTGATTTACCTCCAGTAAAAATACACTGTTCTATTTTAGCTGAAGATGCAATTAAAGCAGCTATTGCTGACTACCGAGATAAAAAAAACAAATAA
- the hscB gene encoding Fe-S protein assembly co-chaperone HscB: MNYFQLFSISQEFNIDIKNLLLKFYELQEKYHPDTQYNNSKNQHKNYLEKSIHINKGYHILKDPLQRAEYLLFLNSYNFKKEQKNLSQNIFLNEQLKLYEKLDTIKKTKTKQVELHYLSNIIKHKKEHYLLNLELMLNKKQWKLAGITLHKLLFYKKFENKLHELKYE, encoded by the coding sequence ATGAATTATTTTCAATTATTCAGCATTTCTCAAGAATTTAACATTGACATAAAAAACCTTTTATTAAAATTTTATGAATTACAAGAAAAATATCATCCCGACACACAATATAATAATTCTAAAAATCAACATAAAAACTATTTAGAAAAGTCTATACATATTAATAAAGGTTATCATATTCTTAAAGATCCATTGCAAAGAGCTGAATATTTATTATTTTTAAACTCATATAATTTCAAAAAAGAACAAAAAAATTTATCTCAAAATATTTTTCTTAACGAACAATTAAAATTGTATGAAAAATTAGATACGATAAAAAAAACAAAAACAAAACAAGTAGAGTTACATTATCTTTCTAATATAATTAAGCATAAAAAAGAACATTATTTATTAAACTTAGAATTAATGCTCAATAAAAAACAATGGAAATTGGCAGGAATAACATTGCATAAACTATTATTTTATAAAAAGTTTGAAAATAAGTTACATGAATTAAAATATGAATAA